From a single Bacillus sp. NEB1478 genomic region:
- a CDS encoding cell wall-binding repeat-containing protein: MKGKKKINRLFVSTLLISSIVFTPVGKSSAAEPTVSIKLKNYIGNKTALNINTEGQYRINTENSLRLDGANRFVVASKIADNSWGNNAGTVILANYNAFADALSAAPLAYKYKGPILLTQKDFLTADAKKQIQEIMPSQVIIVGGTGSVSGNVVNDIRSINSNISVRRIGGADRFEVSQKISSELGTPGTSIVANGLNFPDALAIAPYAARNGYPILLTQPNKLPSKTASALKSNKTTKTIVVGGEASVSKSVADKLPNADRIGGANRFEVAANILKELKMSANRAFVATGLTFADALTGSVYAAKENAPLLLTMPTYIPSATKDVINSKAISDFTVLGGTGSVSNSVMADLPAVLDAGEDYTVKKVGEDLVLYKGSTLIKDFNASSFTLDPEKYGVSSVIELDNNLSYLGDMTFAVEGSYIRPINENVPLEDYLKGVLPGEMSYSWEKEALKAQAITARTFVYRKGDMAIDDTQSNQVYKGYIWGSSEYGTSNSAVNETKGIILTHPSEVSKSNPMGVAQTFYYSSNGGQTLSNKNSWGTARLPYSISVEDTFDVKNASKYSYYKGDWSYELKKTQIDTSKIDYTTGTTLNNWWNNASEIDTKIMTQFKSMLKADGYNYIPKTSDIKIIKIDNVDFTTSFDEDDRLDGSITLKYFEKTSNGYVMSNGKLAVKTLTVIRRSYDIRNMIGSSIMYSPYIKSVDNKTDRFVVNGAGYGHGIGMSQFGAKQMAVEGKDYNFILNFYYPTTVKKDIY; encoded by the coding sequence TTGAAGGGAAAAAAGAAGATTAATAGATTGTTTGTATCCACTCTATTAATTTCATCCATTGTTTTTACACCTGTCGGTAAGAGTTCTGCAGCAGAACCGACTGTTTCAATTAAACTTAAAAATTACATAGGTAACAAAACGGCTTTGAACATTAATACTGAAGGTCAATATCGTATTAATACAGAGAATTCTTTACGCCTTGATGGTGCCAACCGTTTTGTAGTAGCTTCCAAAATTGCAGATAATAGTTGGGGTAATAATGCTGGAACTGTCATTCTAGCAAACTATAATGCCTTTGCTGACGCACTTTCAGCTGCTCCATTAGCTTATAAATACAAAGGGCCAATATTATTAACTCAAAAGGATTTCTTAACAGCAGATGCGAAAAAGCAAATTCAAGAAATTATGCCTAGTCAAGTTATTATTGTCGGTGGAACTGGAAGTGTTTCCGGTAATGTAGTAAATGATATTAGAAGTATTAATAGTAATATCTCTGTAAGAAGAATTGGCGGTGCCGATCGTTTTGAAGTTTCACAGAAAATCTCAAGTGAATTAGGTACACCTGGAACATCAATCGTTGCTAACGGTTTGAACTTTCCAGATGCATTGGCTATTGCCCCTTATGCAGCGAGAAATGGATATCCTATACTATTAACTCAACCAAACAAACTACCTTCTAAAACAGCATCCGCACTTAAATCTAATAAAACCACTAAAACAATCGTAGTCGGTGGTGAAGCAAGTGTAAGTAAATCTGTCGCTGATAAACTGCCAAATGCTGATAGAATTGGTGGGGCTAACCGTTTTGAAGTAGCTGCAAATATTTTAAAAGAATTAAAGATGAGTGCTAATAGAGCTTTTGTCGCTACTGGACTTACTTTTGCTGACGCATTAACAGGTTCTGTATATGCAGCTAAAGAAAATGCTCCTTTATTGCTTACAATGCCAACATATATCCCATCAGCTACAAAAGATGTCATTAACTCAAAGGCCATCTCTGATTTTACAGTATTAGGTGGAACTGGATCTGTTTCGAATAGCGTTATGGCAGATCTCCCTGCCGTTTTAGATGCGGGTGAAGATTACACAGTTAAAAAAGTAGGTGAAGACCTTGTATTATATAAAGGCTCTACCTTAATAAAAGATTTCAATGCTTCTTCTTTTACTTTAGACCCGGAAAAATACGGTGTTTCTTCAGTTATTGAGCTAGACAATAATTTATCTTATCTAGGTGATATGACATTTGCAGTTGAAGGCAGCTATATTAGACCAATCAACGAAAATGTTCCTTTAGAAGATTACCTAAAGGGTGTATTACCAGGAGAAATGAGTTATTCATGGGAAAAAGAAGCTTTAAAAGCCCAGGCCATAACTGCTAGAACGTTTGTTTATCGAAAAGGTGATATGGCCATTGATGACACACAATCAAACCAAGTGTATAAAGGCTATATCTGGGGTTCTAGCGAGTATGGGACAAGCAATTCCGCTGTTAATGAAACAAAAGGCATTATTTTGACTCATCCATCAGAAGTTTCTAAGAGCAACCCTATGGGAGTTGCCCAAACGTTCTACTACTCTTCAAATGGTGGTCAAACTTTATCTAATAAGAATTCATGGGGTACAGCAAGATTGCCATATTCTATTTCAGTAGAAGATACATTTGACGTGAAAAATGCTAGCAAATACAGTTATTATAAAGGTGATTGGTCTTATGAATTAAAGAAAACTCAGATTGACACCTCAAAAATTGATTATACAACTGGGACTACTTTAAATAACTGGTGGAATAATGCAAGTGAAATAGATACTAAAATTATGACTCAGTTCAAGTCCATGCTAAAAGCAGACGGATATAACTATATCCCGAAAACATCTGATATTAAAATTATTAAAATAGATAATGTAGATTTCACAACATCTTTTGATGAAGATGACAGACTCGATGGATCCATCACTTTAAAGTACTTTGAAAAAACGTCTAACGGCTATGTGATGAGCAATGGAAAATTAGCTGTAAAAACTTTAACAGTCATCCGTAGATCATATGATATTCGCAACATGATTGGTTCTAGCATTATGTACAGCCCTTATATCAAGTCTGTTGATAATAAAACAGATCGATTCGTAGTCAATGGGGCTGGATATGGTCACGGAATCGGTATGAGCCAATTTGGAGCGAAACAAATGGCTGTAGAAGGAAAAGATTACAACTTTATTTTAAATTTCTACTATCCAACGACTGTAAAGAAAGATATCTATTAA
- a CDS encoding O-antigen ligase family protein, with protein MLYSKTQKSLIYQIIIALLFSLLVGWIIASSLFSADSKTVLFLSGLLILCMLIFITCKPLLKKYSFMENLIYLLIISSFFGPAIASVNIGPFSLFPYRLLFLIALPIFFFKYFQKDQLTPWSKINVKNIILFHVVWIVYALISLIWAKTIKAGIADFVFLVIGISLILFVTFVFKKERDYVNLLYIWVAMFLLLLIFGLINHLTLIHFPTSRFYGIDTYQKSIPTSVFANENDFASFISISFFFALALANHTKHMIVKIGAIGVMLFSLYIMSLTSSRANYISILLGLGFWFLFLTSRNIKRYMIIAFGFMSVLAILIVPHKIYNGFASVYGLIATLGNNTEGSSVDIRINLIKNSFHFISESFGFGIGAGNSEYYMKEFAKYPTHTIINIHNWWIEMMVNYGIFIFTGYLLLYAGLIYYLFNIFKESTGNNRMIAEALCTALIAFFLASISPSSQITLNYLWLLFAFAIGFINYWKTHSIDQIPYSTLKSEDSYERNIQ; from the coding sequence ATGTTATATTCAAAGACACAAAAAAGTCTAATTTATCAGATTATTATTGCTTTACTATTTTCTTTACTTGTTGGATGGATTATTGCATCTAGCTTATTTTCAGCCGACTCGAAAACAGTCCTTTTTTTATCTGGGCTTTTAATTTTATGCATGTTGATTTTTATCACTTGCAAACCACTTCTAAAAAAATATTCGTTTATGGAAAACTTAATATATTTACTAATAATCAGTTCGTTTTTCGGGCCAGCGATAGCAAGTGTAAATATAGGTCCATTCAGCTTATTCCCATATAGACTTTTATTTTTAATTGCGCTTCCTATATTTTTCTTTAAATATTTTCAAAAGGATCAATTAACTCCATGGTCAAAAATAAATGTGAAAAATATAATATTGTTTCATGTAGTCTGGATTGTCTATGCTCTTATCTCATTAATATGGGCTAAAACGATTAAAGCAGGAATAGCTGATTTTGTATTTTTAGTTATTGGAATCAGTTTAATTCTGTTTGTTACTTTCGTTTTTAAGAAAGAGCGAGATTATGTAAATTTATTATACATTTGGGTGGCAATGTTTCTTTTGCTCTTGATATTTGGGTTAATCAATCATTTAACTTTGATCCATTTTCCAACTTCAAGATTTTATGGTATAGACACTTATCAAAAATCCATTCCAACATCCGTATTTGCAAATGAAAATGATTTTGCCAGTTTTATTTCAATCAGTTTCTTTTTTGCATTAGCTCTAGCTAATCATACAAAACATATGATTGTAAAAATTGGAGCAATTGGGGTAATGTTATTTTCTCTTTACATTATGTCACTGACTTCTTCTAGGGCAAATTATATTTCTATCTTGCTTGGACTAGGATTTTGGTTCCTGTTTTTAACTTCACGTAACATTAAAAGATACATGATCATTGCCTTTGGTTTTATGAGTGTACTTGCAATACTTATCGTACCTCATAAAATTTATAATGGCTTTGCATCAGTGTACGGTTTGATTGCAACGCTCGGAAATAATACAGAAGGAAGTTCCGTTGATATACGTATTAACCTAATTAAAAATTCATTCCATTTTATTAGCGAATCATTTGGTTTTGGAATTGGAGCCGGAAACTCTGAGTACTATATGAAAGAATTCGCCAAGTATCCCACTCACACAATTATAAACATTCATAATTGGTGGATTGAAATGATGGTCAATTATGGTATTTTTATATTTACAGGATATTTACTTCTCTATGCAGGATTGATATATTATTTATTTAATATCTTTAAGGAATCTACCGGTAACAATCGTATGATAGCTGAGGCTTTGTGTACAGCACTGATTGCTTTTTTCCTTGCAAGTATCAGTCCGAGCTCTCAAATAACTTTGAATTATTTATGGTTGCTTTTCGCATTCGCGATAGGATTCATTAATTATTGGAAGACCCATTCAATTGATCAAATACCTTACTCAACACTTAAATCGGAGGATTCATATGAAAGAAACATTCAATAG
- a CDS encoding MraY family glycosyltransferase — protein sequence MKTLLLTSFISFLTVLLVTPFVIKLAILIGVTDKPDKRKVHQKLMPRLGGLAIVIGVIAGYFTAGLQYQAVSGITLGGIIIVIVGLLDDKLTISPKMKLLGQLLAALVIVGTGLTIDFISIPFIGKFDLGIWAYPITIFWILAITNAINLIDGLDGLAGGISAIVISTIAIMAGLNGNMMILTLSLIVLSSIIGFLFYNFHPAKIFMGDTGALFLGYCISVLSLLGLYKSVTLFSFVVPIIILGVPVFDTTFAIIRRLANKQPISAPDKGHLHHRLLQLGLSHRNTVLMIYGLSIIFSFAAAIFSSTTVWGAIAITAGLLVLLELIAELIGLVHHKYRPLLFIWKKVFSSESTQQIKIEK from the coding sequence ATGAAAACATTGCTGTTAACAAGCTTTATTTCGTTCCTAACTGTTTTGCTTGTTACACCTTTTGTTATTAAGCTAGCCATTTTAATTGGTGTGACAGACAAACCAGACAAAAGAAAAGTACATCAGAAACTAATGCCAAGACTAGGCGGTCTTGCAATTGTAATAGGAGTTATCGCTGGGTATTTTACAGCAGGTCTCCAATATCAAGCTGTATCAGGGATCACATTAGGTGGGATTATAATTGTTATTGTTGGTCTACTTGACGATAAATTGACAATCTCCCCAAAAATGAAACTTTTAGGACAGCTGCTTGCAGCATTAGTTATTGTAGGAACAGGATTAACAATTGATTTTATAAGTATTCCTTTTATCGGAAAGTTCGATTTAGGAATTTGGGCATATCCAATTACGATTTTTTGGATTTTGGCTATTACAAATGCAATTAACTTAATTGACGGGTTAGACGGACTAGCAGGGGGAATATCTGCTATTGTCATTTCGACTATTGCTATTATGGCTGGATTAAATGGCAATATGATGATTCTGACGCTGTCACTCATCGTGCTAAGCTCTATAATAGGCTTCTTATTCTATAACTTTCATCCAGCGAAAATTTTTATGGGTGATACAGGAGCTTTATTTTTAGGCTATTGTATTTCGGTGCTTTCGCTGCTCGGACTATATAAAAGTGTAACTTTGTTTAGTTTTGTTGTTCCGATTATAATTTTAGGAGTACCTGTTTTTGACACCACATTTGCGATTATTAGAAGACTCGCAAATAAGCAACCAATATCAGCACCTGATAAAGGGCATTTACATCACAGATTACTCCAGCTAGGATTATCACATCGTAATACTGTACTGATGATCTACGGACTTAGTATTATTTTCAGCTTTGCTGCTGCAATATTTTCATCCACAACAGTATGGGGAGCTATTGCAATCACTGCTGGATTGTTAGTATTACTTGAATTAATAGCCGAGTTAATCGGACTCGTTCATCACAAGTACCGACCACTATTATTCATTTGGAAAAAAGTTTTCAGTTCAGAATCAACGCAGCAAATAAAAATTGAAAAGTAA
- a CDS encoding MraY family glycosyltransferase translates to MINNPLLIGFICFFTVLAVTPFVIRLAIKINAVDEPNQRKVHTKVMPRLGGLSIVIGVGIGFFISGLFEKQILGISLGGLVIILLGLADDIYHLSALKKLIAQAIAGTLVVMSGLIIEIINIPFIGAFEIGYLSYPLTIFWIIAITNAINLIDGLDGLAAGTSSIIVFTIGVMAFLSGKDMIFTISIIIFGSVIGFLFYNFHPAKIFMGDIGALFLGYCIAILSLLGLYKSVTLFSFIAPILLLGVPIFDTAFAIIRRIVNKQSIVKPDKGHLHHRLLKKGLSHRKTVLFIYGMGLIFSAVAIILPLTTLRGTIVIVLLLIILLQFLAEKIGLVNDRFTPFLNILNKVHQKK, encoded by the coding sequence ATGATTAATAACCCATTGTTAATTGGTTTTATATGTTTTTTTACTGTTCTAGCAGTAACTCCATTCGTCATTCGACTTGCTATTAAAATCAATGCTGTAGATGAACCCAATCAAAGAAAGGTACATACAAAAGTGATGCCGAGATTAGGTGGGTTGAGCATTGTGATAGGTGTGGGGATTGGTTTTTTCATTAGCGGATTATTTGAAAAACAAATTCTTGGGATATCATTAGGCGGATTGGTCATTATCTTACTTGGTTTGGCTGATGATATATATCATTTATCTGCTTTAAAAAAGCTTATCGCTCAAGCAATAGCTGGAACATTGGTAGTCATGAGCGGGTTGATTATTGAGATCATAAATATCCCTTTTATAGGTGCTTTTGAGATAGGATATCTTTCATATCCTTTAACGATCTTTTGGATCATTGCAATCACAAATGCGATTAACTTGATAGATGGATTAGATGGCCTAGCTGCCGGAACATCATCAATTATTGTTTTCACTATTGGAGTAATGGCTTTCTTGAGTGGAAAGGATATGATTTTTACAATATCGATTATTATATTTGGAAGTGTAATTGGCTTTTTATTTTATAATTTTCATCCAGCGAAAATATTTATGGGTGACATAGGCGCGTTATTTTTAGGCTATTGCATAGCGATTCTTTCCTTGTTAGGCCTTTATAAAAGCGTTACATTATTTAGTTTTATCGCTCCGATTTTATTGTTAGGTGTACCTATCTTTGACACTGCTTTTGCGATTATAAGAAGGATCGTAAATAAACAGTCCATCGTAAAGCCTGATAAAGGACATCTTCATCATCGGTTATTAAAAAAAGGTTTATCTCACAGGAAAACGGTATTATTCATTTACGGGATGGGTTTAATCTTTAGTGCGGTAGCAATCATCTTACCATTAACAACACTTAGAGGAACTATTGTGATCGTGTTGCTACTAATTATCCTCCTTCAATTTTTAGCGGAAAAAATCGGTCTTGTGAATGATCGGTTTACTCCTTTTTTAAATATCCTCAATAAAGTACACCAAAAAAAATGA
- a CDS encoding LCP family protein, producing MNQQNHTRQRRRRRKRSPFRRLIRFVALIAILFFISAASYGGYLAYKIKANADRSYVDTEKSDLRMDNVKLGKDPVTILLIGVEDYQEGDVGRADVIKLITINPETKEAAIVNIPRDTRTYLSSIDRKDKINHSYAYGKKGEREKAVMKATENLMGIPIDYFVSTNFDGFEKVVDELGGITVNVPFDFKQGSFKRMITFKKGPMKMDGEEALAFVRMRKQDPRGDIGRNERESEAIRAIMDEAISVRSITKADNVIDQLGNNVKTNITTTEMFAMRNFYKTIKNKEIKPIQLETYPETIDGVSYEIPRDESVQEIRKKLSKILNIEEELPKTDNSK from the coding sequence ATGAACCAACAAAATCACACAAGACAACGTAGAAGAAGACGTAAGCGCAGTCCATTTCGTCGGCTGATACGTTTTGTAGCTTTAATAGCTATTTTGTTTTTTATAAGCGCAGCAAGCTATGGTGGATATTTAGCTTATAAAATAAAAGCAAACGCAGATAGAAGCTATGTTGACACAGAAAAGTCTGACCTTCGAATGGATAATGTAAAGCTCGGGAAAGATCCTGTAACGATCTTGTTAATCGGGGTTGAAGATTATCAAGAAGGTGATGTAGGCAGAGCTGATGTAATAAAGCTGATTACCATTAATCCAGAAACAAAAGAGGCTGCAATAGTAAATATTCCACGTGATACACGGACTTATTTGTCATCAATAGATAGAAAAGATAAAATCAATCACTCTTATGCTTATGGCAAAAAAGGTGAAAGAGAAAAAGCTGTTATGAAAGCTACAGAAAATCTAATGGGAATTCCGATTGATTATTTTGTTTCAACTAATTTTGATGGGTTTGAGAAGGTTGTAGATGAACTTGGCGGTATAACGGTAAATGTACCATTTGACTTTAAACAGGGGTCATTTAAGCGAATGATTACATTTAAAAAAGGTCCTATGAAGATGGATGGCGAAGAAGCACTTGCCTTTGTGCGTATGCGTAAGCAAGATCCTCGCGGGGACATCGGAAGAAACGAACGTGAAAGCGAAGCAATTCGAGCAATAATGGATGAAGCGATCTCAGTTCGTTCGATTACCAAAGCTGATAACGTTATTGACCAGCTTGGAAATAACGTCAAAACGAACATTACGACTACAGAAATGTTTGCGATGAGGAACTTCTACAAAACCATAAAGAATAAAGAGATAAAACCTATACAGCTTGAAACGTATCCGGAAACAATCGATGGAGTTTCATATGAAATTCCTAGGGATGAATCTGTTCAAGAAATTAGGAAGAAGTTATCTAAGATTCTTAATATTGAAGAAGAACTCCCTAAAACGGATAATTCTAAATAA
- a CDS encoding YigZ family protein produces MLSDYLTVKQTGQHEIIIDKSRFITHIARATTEEEAISFIQSIKKEHNSATHNCSAYLIGETDNIQKANDDGEPSGTAGVPMLEVLKKRQLKDTVAVVTRYFGGIKLGAGGLIRAYGKSVSEGLNHIGVVNRQLHQIIHILVDYTLLGKMENELRNSSYPIKDMKYTDKVEIQMYVPINETETFYEWITDLSNAQSEILFGDKDYLEIDVK; encoded by the coding sequence ATGCTATCCGACTATCTTACTGTAAAACAAACAGGTCAGCACGAGATCATAATCGATAAATCACGTTTCATTACCCATATTGCCAGAGCAACAACCGAAGAAGAAGCCATCTCCTTCATTCAATCCATCAAAAAAGAACATAACAGTGCGACTCACAATTGTTCGGCCTATTTAATCGGAGAAACCGACAATATTCAAAAAGCGAATGATGATGGTGAACCGAGCGGCACTGCTGGTGTCCCGATGTTAGAAGTCTTAAAAAAACGTCAACTGAAAGATACTGTGGCCGTAGTTACCCGATACTTTGGCGGAATAAAACTAGGTGCTGGCGGATTGATCCGTGCTTATGGAAAATCCGTTTCTGAAGGGCTTAACCACATTGGTGTTGTAAATCGGCAGCTTCATCAAATAATCCATATTCTTGTTGACTATACCCTCTTAGGTAAAATGGAGAACGAACTAAGAAATTCTTCTTACCCGATCAAAGATATGAAGTACACTGATAAAGTGGAAATTCAGATGTATGTACCGATAAATGAAACAGAGACTTTTTACGAATGGATAACAGATCTCTCCAATGCACAGAGCGAAATTTTATTTGGTGATAAGGATTATTTGGAAATAGATGTGAAATGA
- a CDS encoding histidine kinase: MSAAKLAIDPHLLDGILNKTIDTVTESQSQIFEINENSRQQFQQLQRDLAGVKEQVIEVISKVDLTENHAKLARTRLAEVSKHFQKYSESDIRDAYENANKYQIELSIIRQTEKQLREKRDELERRILGLQETVQKAENLSGQISVVLNYLNGDLRKINELVRDAKQKQEFGLQIIEAQEEERKRLSREIHDGPAQLMANMLIRSELLEKIFVERGTEAARAEIKDLRVMIRDSLKEVRRIIYDLRPMALDDLGIVPTLDKYLRNLKESTGLDIELQAMGESRRFHHKMEIAIFRLIQESVNNALKHANSKVIQVKLEITKKFVSIYVRDDGKGFDTSQPSNTNSFGMMGMRERVDLLEGSLKVNSRLNFGTSVYIQIPIRD, encoded by the coding sequence ATGTCTGCAGCAAAATTAGCGATAGATCCACATTTATTAGACGGAATATTGAATAAAACCATCGATACTGTAACGGAAAGCCAGTCTCAAATCTTTGAGATCAATGAAAACTCACGTCAGCAATTTCAACAATTACAGCGTGATTTGGCAGGGGTTAAAGAACAGGTTATTGAGGTAATCAGCAAGGTTGATCTTACCGAAAACCATGCGAAGCTTGCCAGAACCCGTCTTGCTGAAGTGAGCAAGCATTTTCAGAAGTACAGTGAATCCGATATTCGGGACGCTTATGAGAATGCCAACAAGTATCAAATTGAACTGTCTATTATTAGACAGACTGAAAAACAGCTACGCGAAAAGAGAGACGAACTGGAGAGACGGATTCTCGGACTTCAGGAAACGGTTCAAAAAGCGGAAAATCTCTCAGGTCAGATATCGGTTGTATTGAATTATTTAAACGGTGACTTGCGTAAGATTAATGAACTTGTTCGAGATGCTAAACAAAAGCAGGAATTTGGTCTTCAGATCATTGAGGCACAAGAAGAAGAACGAAAACGGCTGTCCCGTGAAATTCATGATGGACCGGCACAGTTAATGGCCAATATGCTGATTCGCTCGGAACTGCTCGAGAAAATCTTTGTGGAAAGAGGAACAGAAGCAGCGCGTGCCGAAATTAAAGACTTAAGGGTTATGATTCGGGATTCGCTGAAAGAAGTTCGCAGAATCATTTATGACCTGCGCCCGATGGCATTAGATGATCTGGGCATCGTTCCTACTTTAGATAAGTATTTACGCAACCTAAAAGAGAGCACTGGCCTCGATATTGAATTGCAAGCTATGGGTGAGTCGCGGCGTTTCCATCACAAAATGGAGATCGCGATATTCCGGCTGATTCAAGAGTCAGTCAATAATGCTTTAAAGCATGCTAATTCAAAGGTCATACAAGTTAAACTCGAGATTACCAAAAAGTTCGTCTCGATCTATGTTCGGGATGATGGTAAAGGATTCGATACGTCACAGCCTTCCAATACGAATTCGTTTGGAATGATGGGTATGCGTGAGCGTGTTGATCTGCTCGAAGGATCATTAAAAGTTAATTCTCGCTTGAACTTCGGTACAAGTGTTTATATTCAAATTCCCATTCGAGACTAG